The following coding sequences lie in one Takifugu rubripes chromosome 8, fTakRub1.2, whole genome shotgun sequence genomic window:
- the kiaa0232 gene encoding uncharacterized protein KIAA0232 homolog: MRPVSTDSDGPAPPKSLSCSYPLVGSLPATEMSLLQSLGPVQNWLGQELEKCGIDAMIYTRYVLSLLLHDSYDYDLQDQENDIFLGWEKGTGKKWGKSKKKGGTDLSLEEMKKQAAVQCLRSASDENSGIENLVEELCSKLKDIQNKQKEEKQIGKKSDGCQSPERADSPSSKDQVEMYYEAFPPLSEKPVCLQEIMTVWNKAKACAYSTSSSSAAPQTSTDTSSPKDCNSEGEGTKEQNPESGGTVTTVISERGLQRRSKKEKENQHHSFVSAEKKSSAHSKRQMRQRSEGKYRPRSWSSGSSEGGSSSSGNQGDVKTSRSRTVRVRHRSREATKNKKTRNSGQVKVTDKEERRHAGGSSSSTSGCPVKPPQFYKKGKRLLKEIHKDPGWKEAKEATLEALKKKEYMEEPLWYTEPITEYFVPFSSRQSKLETKYRSKADFPEGFALSADMETLPEKIQGICIASEGYHRAYLAAGSFIDGHFVEGPGEGEDETSELIGTSSFPQQEDSRDLDDEHLSEFTHFYEVDIYQSILDTSASDSVQESRILNMIRQKSKEQRDVEADCHLVLDGLEQQGKSAIRADSKEALGSVGFLMEENVAQVWGCYSPSTSEDIDGESFVGDSPIRLSPLLDSVSFTLSKISGFVEEPAAPEATSEAYGLNTSCFSLFELQYDSPTFSFPRDSLTAVHENNTDSSSCLDPHSNKQSRLLIWTKNSAFEETEHCSNLSTRTCSPWSHSEETRSDNEQANVQTEDSAQMGGEELDCVIPPLSGTYLEDEILDFLQENSVHKREEVSGSTASSESFTKKSKLESVCGIALEEDDSDRYSTGVFPDNMNQRGDDYSSGIIKDIWTAIGHDKPARSQQGAEKGEGLFSDESGGYCCSCLEVQAKGVQIQGPQKKAVQRSEYHLWDSKKEEQDLAKNKLSSIDGAGDYTTPSKPWDLNSDRESTSFILGGVYGELKTLGGDKSWAVLPPSDGQSNLLQCAASATSSSDVLTIAGTDVFMNTASCFAPGHRPLWRPLVSFGQSEQAIRESGEGLNKGFSFIFHEDLLGPYGRLRGEEPGVDYPFASFSLNNPFSQVLHVECSFESEDMASFSPGFKPRSILCSDSENEAFPSRIYGINRTQYRAIRISPRTHFRPISASELSPGGVSDSEAETDKEESAFPASAPVDVFDDPQADLKPLEEDAECEGPYYGKSELESGKFLPRLKKSGMEKSAQTSLDSQEGSGSLLPIAEQEDCLDCSGAGGKTVVSLGQAQKDEALGEKPADRVPQYGIPHDFVGNAPEFPRINIGGQGGAGSEQSPGWWQNTLGSPLFPGSQCTGSSHI, from the exons ATGCGTCCAGTGAGCACCGATTCGGACGGTCCAGCTCCTCCTAAAAGCCTGTCTTGCTCTTACCCCCTTGTGGGTTCCCTTCCTGCCACAGAGATGTCCTTGCTCCAGTCACTGGGTCCGGTCCAAAACTGGCTAGGCCAAGAGCTTGAGAAGTGTGGGATTGATGCTATGATTTACACCCGCTATGTCCTCAGCCTTCTCTTACATGACAGTTACGACTACGACCTGCAGGATCAG gaaaatgacatCTTCCTGGGCTGGGAGAAGGGAACTGGGAAAAAATGGGGCAAGAGTAAGAAGAAAGGTGGGACTGACCTGAgtctggaggaaatgaagaaacaaGCTGCTGTGCAATGCCTCCGCTCTGCATCTGATGAA AACTCTGGAATAGAGAACCTGGTTGAAGAGCTTTGCTCTAAGCTAAAGGacatccaaaacaaacagaaag AAGAAAAGCAGATCGGAAAGAAATCTGATGGTTGTCAGTCTCCTGAGCGAGCTGATTCTCCCTCCTCTAAAGATCAGGTGGAAAT GTATTACGAAGCCTTTCCCCCTCTGTCAGAGAAGCCTGTTTGTCTCCAAGAGATCATGACGGTGTGGAACAAGGCTAAAGCTTGTGCATACTCCACCTCGTCGTCCTCCGCAGCACCACAGACCAGCACAGATACCTCTTCTCCAAAGGACTGCAACAGCGAAGGCGAGGGGACGAAGGAGCAGAACCCCGAGTCGGGTGGTACGGTCACTACTGTCATCAGCGAGAGAGGCCTGCAGCGACGGagcaagaaggagaaggaaaatcAGCACCACAGCTTTGTGTCAGCAGAGAAGAAATCCAGCGCTCACTCAAAGAGGCAAATGAGGCAAAGATCTGAGGGCAAGTACAGACCCAGATCCTGGTCTTCAGGCTCCAGCGAGGGAGGATCGAGCTCAAGTGGGAACCAGGGTGACGTGAAGACATCCAGGAGCAGGACAGTTAGAGTCAGGCACAGGTCCCGAGAGGCTacgaaaaacaagaaaacacgCAACAGCGGACAGGTGAAGGTCACTGACAAAGAGGAGCGAAGACATGCAGGAGGaagcagtagcagcaccagcGGGTGCCCAGTGAAACCACCACAGTTCTACAAGAAGGGCAAGAGACTGCTGAAGGAGATTCATAAAGATCCAGGCTGGAAAGAAGCGAAAGAGGCCACGCTGGAGGCCCTGAAAAAGAAGGAATATATGGAGGAGCCACTCTGGTACACTGAGCCCATCACAGAGTATTTTGTACCTTTCAGCAGCAGACAAAGCAAGCTGGAGACAAAATATCGCAGCAAGGCCGACTTTCCCGAGGGCTTTGCTTTGTCAGCAGATATGGAAACACTACCAGAGAAAATCCAAGGAATCTGTATCGCCAGCGAGGGTTACCATAGAGCGTACCTAGCTGCAGGTTCGTTCATAGATGGTCACTTTGTGGAAGGGCCCGGTGAAGGCGAAGACGAAACATCTGAACTCATTGGGACCTCAAGCTTCCCTCAGCAAGAGGATAGTAGAGATTTAGATGACGAGCATCTGTCCGAATTCACTCACTTCTATGAAGTTGATATTTATCAATCCATATTGGATACTAGTGCCTCAGATTCTGTTCAAGAGAGTCGGATCTTAAACATGATTCGACAGAAAAGCAAAGAGCAACGAGACGTGGAGGCAGATTGTCATTTAGTGTTAGATGGTCTGGAGCAGCAAGGGAAAAGTGCAATACGGGCAGACTCCAAGGAAGCTTTGGGATCGGTTGGATTCTTAATGGAGGAAAATGTGGCTCAGGTGTGGGGATGTTACTCACCATCTACTTCAGAAGACATAGACGGAGAGAGCTTTGTGGGAGACTCTCCCATCCGCCTGTCTCCCCTTCTGGATAGTGTTTCCTTCACGCTGAGCAAAATATCTGGATTTGTGGAAGAGCCAGCTGCTCCTGAAGCCACGAGTGAAGCTTATGGTTTGAATACGTCCTGCTTCTCTTTGTTCGAGCTGCAGTACGACAGCCCGACTTTTTCTTTTCCCCGCGACTCATTGACCGCCGTTCATGAAAACAACACAGACTCCAGCAGCTGTCTCGATCCTCATTCAAATAAACAGTCTCGTTTGTTAATATGGACCAAAAATAGTGCCTTTGAAGAAACGGAACACTGTTCTAACCTTTCAACGCGAACCTGCAGTCCGTGGTCGCACTCGGAAGAGACTCGTTCCGACAACGAGCAGGCGAACGTTCAGACGGAAGATTCTGCTCAAATGGGCGGCGAAGAGCTCGACTGTGTGATCCCTCCTCTTTCTGGTACATATCTGGAGGACGAAATCCTGGATTTCCTGCAAGAGAACTCTGTCCATAAACGTGAGGAGGTCAGTGGAAGCACAGCGTCCAGTGAATCCTTCACCAAAAAATCCAAGTTGGAGTCTGTGTGTGGCATCGCACTGGAGGAGGACGACAGTGATCGGTACAGCACCGGCGTGTTCCCAGACAACATGAACCAACGCGGCGACGACTACAGCTCAGGGATAATAAAGGACATTTGGACTGCAATTGGACATGACAAACCTGCGAGGTCTCAGCAGGGGGCAGAGAAAGGTGAGGGGCTGTTCTCGGACGAGTCGGGCGgttactgctgcagctgcttggaGGTGCAGGCCAAAGGCGTTCAGATCCAGGGGCCCCAGAAGAAAGCGGTGCAGCGGTCAGAATACCATCTTTGGGACAGCAAGAAAGAGGAACAGGACTTAGCCAAAAATAAACTCTCCAGCATCGATGGTGCCGGAGACTACACCACTCCGTCCAAGCCCTGGGACTTGAACTCGGACAGAGAGAGCACGTCGTTCATCCTGGGAGGGGTGTACGGAGAGCTGAAGACGTTAGGCGGGGACAAGAGTTGGGCAGTTCTGCCTCCGAGTGATGGTCAGAGTaatctgctgcagtgtgctgcctctgccacctccagctctgacgTGCTGACCATCGCTGGCACCGACGTGTTCATGAACACTGCCAGCTGCTTTGCTCCCGGACACAGGCCCCTGTGGAGGCCCCTCGTGTCCTTCGGACAGAGCGAGCAGGCCATTAGAGAAAGTGGAGAAGGACTGAATAAGggattttcttttatcttccATGAAGATTTGCTCGGACCCTACGGACGCTTGCGTGGCGAGGAGCCAGGCGTAGATTATCCGTTTGCTTCGTTCAGCCTGAACAATCCCTTCTCTCAAGTCCTCCACGTTGAGTGCTCTTTTGAGTCGGAGGACATGGCTTCATTCAGCCCGGGATTCAAACCCAGATCCATTCTTTGCTCGGACTCTGAGAACGAAGCCTTCCCTTCCCGAATATACGGCATCAACCGTACGCAGTACAGGGCCATTCGCATCTCCCCCAGGACCCACTTTAGACCAATATCGGCCTCGGAGTTGTCTCCAGGCGGGGTGAGCGATTCGGAGGCTGAGACGGACAAAGAGGAATCGGCTTTTCCTGCTTCGGCACCGGTGGATGTCTTTGACGATCCTCAGGCCGACCTCAAacctctggaggaggacgcAGAGTGCGAGGGCCCTTATTACGGCAAGTCAGAACTCGAATCTGGTAAATTTCTACCCAGATTGAAGAAGTCTGGCATGGAGAAGAGTGCCCAGACCTCTCTGGATTCACAGGAGGGCTCCGGGAGTCTGCTGCCTATCGCTGAGCAGGAGGACTGCTTGGACTGCAGCGGTGCAGGGGGGAAGACGGTCGTCTCGTTGGGCCAGGCCCAGAAGGACGAAGCTTTGGGAGAAAAACCAGCAGATCGTGTCCCTCAGTACGGGATCCCTCATGACTTTGTTGGGAATGCGCCAGAG TTCCCTCGAATAAACATAGGTGGGCAGGGAGGAGCTGGCAGCGAGCAAAGCCCGGGCTGGTGGCAGAACACACTTGGTTCCCCCCTTTTTCCTGGATCACAGTGTACAG GGAGCAGCCACATTTGA